Genomic segment of Candidatus Palauibacter australiensis:
CGATGAACCCCTGCGCGATGAGCGTCTGCACGCCGGGCACGACGGCGTCGAGCGCGCTCTCGCCGGGATAGCCGATCTCGTACGGGATGTCGGGGACGAACACGACGTAGCCGCGGCTCGCGTAGAAGGAGAAGCGGACCGACGCCCGGTTCGGCAGCGGCGGCTGGTAGCTGTGCAGCCCGTCGGACATGCGCTCGTAGAAGTAGACCATGAGCGGATACTGCTGCGCGGGGTCGAAGCCGTCCGGCTTGATCAGGATGCCGTCGAGCGGCGTGCGGTCGTTCGACATCCAGTGGACGAGTTCGGCGCTCCCCCAGCGGTACTCCGCCTGCTGCGGGTTCGCGTCGCTCACCTTGCGCGCGTTCCCGAAGTCGGCGTCGCCGACCCACAGGTCGGGGAACTCGACGAACGTCTGCCGCGTCCACACGTAGCGCTCGGCGTCCTCCGCCTTCGTCGGCGCCGCGTAGCGCACGTCGTCCATGACCAGCTCCTCCACCCGGCCCGCCTCGTCCGTCCGGCCGCGCGCGAACCCGGACGCCTTCGTGCCCATGTCGAACACGGAGAAGAGGACCTCGCCCTCCTCGATGCCCTCGCCCGCGCCACCACCCCCGAAGCCGAAACCGAAGAAGTTGCCGCCTCCGCCCTCGGCCACGCGCTGCACGCGGTAGCGGAGGTCGGCTGCCCTTCCATCCGTGAGACGCACGGCGGGCTCGTCGCCGCTCGGGTCGACGCGCCACACGTCGTTGCGGTCGTACACGAGCATGGCGGCGTCTTCCTCGACCCACGTCGCGCCGCCGTAGGGGGGCGGGCCCTGCGGGTGATCGTCGAGTTCGTTGTAGAAGGCGACCGGAAGGCTGCCGGTCAGGCTGCGCGCGGGCCCGGAGCCGTCCATCGGCGCGGCCTTCCAGTCCCGGTCCCTCTCATCCCACCAGTACGCGTACGTCCCATCCGGCGAGAGGCTGGCGCCCCCGAAGCCGCGCACCGCCTCCACGATCGTGCGGCGTTCGCCGGTCAGAACATCCACCGCGTAGGCATCCTCGTAGCGCCCGTCCCACGAGATCTTCTGGCGGTGCGGCACGTCGGTCGTGGCGAGGACGTAGTCGCTCATGCCGGTCTCGGGGCGCGACACGTCGGGGATGCTCGCGGTGCCCAACTGCACGACGGCGTCCCGGCCCTCGTGCGCCACCGCCAGATAGGACCGGTTGCGCTCGCGGTTCGCCTGCACGAGCTGCATCGGCTGCAGGTACGGGTCGCGCCAGTTCCAGATGTCGAGCGTCACGCGGTCCGCGTCGAGGATCTCCTCGTCGGGCTCGGGCTCGGGACGCGGCGCGGTGCCGAAGAAGAGACGATCCCCGTCCTCGCTGAAGGAGACGGACCCGTTCTCGCTGATCCACCAGCCGGCGGGCACGCCGGCCGTCTCGTGGTCCGCGACCTTCTCCGCCGCCCCGCCATCGGACCGATAAAGCGCGAAGGACGGCTGGTCCATCTCCCACTCGTCCACGTTGCTGAGGAAGGCGAGGCGCTCGCCCGATTCGTCGAAAGCGACCTGCTCGTAGTGGCCCTCTCCAGCCAGCACCTCCACGCTCTCGCCGCTCGCCGGATTCACGAGATGGATCCCGTCCCCGCCCTCGTCCTCGGTGGAGGCCACGTACGCGAGCCCGTTCCCCGCGTCCGCGACCGTGTAGGAGACGACGTCGGCGAAGCTGTGCTCCTCGCCCGTGTCGAGATTCAGGAGCACGAGCGGCGTTCCATCGTCCTTCTCGTGCCGCTTCTCGTACTCGGCGGAGCGCTCCTCCTCTTCCTCTTCACCCTCTTCCTCCGCTTCCTCGGCCTCCTCCTCAGCGGCTTCCTCCTCTTCCTCCTCGGCCTCTTCCTCCTCCTCTTCCTCGGGATTCTCCGACAGGAGGTACGCGACGAAGGCGCCCCCATCCGGCGGGACCCGGAAGGAATCGATCGGGCCTGCGCGCCGGACTCCGCCGTCATCTCCGGCGCCGTCCGCGAACGCTTCGGCCAAGTTCACGACGGCGAGCGAGTCGCCGGGCAGGTCGTCCCCGCGCTTCCCTTCCAGGCGAAGCGAATCCACCACCGCCTTCACCGGCGGCACGCGGAAGGCGAGGTGCCGGGAGTCGCGCGTGAAGGAGGGCGAGCGACCCCGAAAGCGGCGTTCCGCCGAGCCGTCGCTGCGCAGGACCACGAGCGTGGGGTCGCCATCCCAGGGCGTCAGGATGTAGGCGAGCCAGGCGCCGTCCGCCGAGATCGTGCGGCCGCCGATGGAGTTCCAGCGGTACGTGTCCTCGTGATCCAGCCCCGGCTTGACCTGTTGGGCGGCCAGCGCGGCGGGCGCGAGGAGAAAGGCGACCGCGAGTACGAACCGGCGGCGGAGACGGACGTGAGGACGGGATGAATCAGAGACCGGACGCATCCGACGCTCCTGTTTCGGAAGTTTCGTGAGTTCTCGGAGTTTCATGAGTTCAACGCTTGAAGTAGACGGGTTCGGTCGGCAGCGCGTCGACATCGATGATCCTGCCGGCGGCCATGACGACCGACTGTTGCCGGATGTTCGCGATATCGGCGAGCGGGTCGGCGTCGAGCACGAGGAGGTCGGCGAGCTTGCCGGCTTCGATCGTGCCGAACTCGTCGAGCGCGCCCGCCGCGATGGCGCCGTTGCGCGTGGCGGCGACGATCGCTTCGCCCGGCGTCATCCCCAGTTCGACGAGACCCTCGATGGCGAGGATCGTCCCGATGCCGGGCTCCTGCCAGATGGGCTTGGGCGCGCGTCCGTACTCCGGCGCCACGCCCGCATAGTTGTCCGTGCCGAGGGTGGTGATGCACCCGCCGTCGATCAGCTTCCGCGCGTTCAGGCGGCGCATCTCCGTCCCGTATCCCAGCGCCCGCTGCTCGCGGCGAATCTGGTAGCTCGTCTTCTCCCGCTCCACGGGACGCCGCAACCGCCCCCACTCGCGCGCCTGGGCCCCCTCCGCCTCGCGGGCCAGGCGTTCCTCGGCAACCGCCCGGTTCGCCAAGTGGTTCTCCCAGGCGGGACCGGTGATCGTGTTCACGATCATCGAGCACACGATGCCGCGGTCGACGATCTGCTGGACGAGCGCGTCCGATATCTCGCGGCTCGCGAGCACCTCGGGGTGCTGGATGAGGTCGATCCCCGCTTCAACCGAGAGCCTCAGCCCCTCCGGGCTCGTGGAGTGGGTTTCCGCGAGCAGGCCCCGGGCGTGCGTCTCCTCGACGATCACCCGCTGGGCCTCCGGCGAGAACCCGATCAGAGTGGGAAACGCCCAGTGGCTCGTCCCCCCGTACTTGAGGAAATCCACCCCCTTGTCGAGGTACTCGCGGATCCTCACGCGCAGTTCCTCGGGATACAGATCCATCAAATCTTCGCCCGCGTCCTGGGCGATGTGGTCGGAGAACTGTTCCTCGTAGAGCGAGAGGTCGTCCTCCGGGATGAGGGCGAAGGTGATCGAATAGGGCCCGCCCCAGCCGACGATGTTGCCGGCGACCTGGAGCCGCGGCCCGATGGCCTTGCCCGAGGCGATGGCGTCCTGCACCTGCTGGAGTTCGGGGAGCGCGCCGTAGCTGTCCCGAAGGTGGGTAACGCCGAACTTGAGGTGCATCTGCGCGGCCTCGAGCGTGAGTTCGGGTCCCATCAACCGGTAGAAGACGGAACTCTCCTTCCGATCCTTGTTGCCTCCGCCATACAGAGAGATGTGTACGTTCGTGTCCACGAAGCCGGGCGTGACGAACTTGCCGGCGCCGTCGATGACGCGCGCGCCATCCGGCACTTCGATCTCCGCACGCGGACCGACGGCGGCGATACGATCCCCTTCCACGACAACGGTCGCATCGGTGAGAGGCGGGCCGCCGTTCCCATCGACGAGGGTCGCGCCGACGATCGCGGTCGCCTGGCCCAGCAGCGACCCGCTCGGGAGGAGGACGGCGAGGGAGGCGAGCGTTGCGGCGACGGAGAGAGCGCGACGGGGGGCGCGGAACATGCGGGAACCTCCTCGTTTCAGCGGGTCGTGCGTAAATTGAGACTAACAGCTTGCTCGGCCCGCGAGTAGCCGCCGCTCCGGAGGGGCCGCCATCAGTTGGCAGGGCGGGACAGTCCGCGTTAGGCTGTCGCATCCTGCCCATCCCGGACTCCGCCAGGGGCGTGGCGCGGCATCGATGGGCAAACCGGCGACGACCGATTACAGACGACTGACTACAGGCGAGAGATAATGGCGACGATCACCACGAGATTCCCCCTCAGACACGTCGAGCGCTCACGGCTCGAATCCGTCGACTTCGACAACCTTCCGTTCGGGTCGATCTGGTCGGACCACATGTTCGTGGCCGACAACATCGACGGCGAATGGACGGACGCGGAGATCCGGCCCTACGGCCCGATGCCGATCTACCCGAGCTCGAAGGGACTTCAGTACGCCGTCTCGATGTTCGAGGGATTCAAGGCGCACATGACCCCGGAGGGTGACCTCGCGGTTTTTCGGCCGGACATGAACCAGAAGCGGTTCAACCGCACGGCGGCCCGGTTCGTGATGCCGGAACTCCCGAGGGACCTGTTCTTCGACGCGATGCGGGAACTGCTCGACGTGGACCGCGGCTGGCTGCCCCGGGCCGACCAGGGCGCGCTCTACATCCGCCCCAGCTACTTCAGCACGGATCCGACGCTCAGCGTCGTGTCGGGCCGCTCGTTCCGGTACGTCCTGATGACGGCGCCCGTCGGGCTCTACTTCACCGGATCTGAAACGGTCAGCCTCGTGGCCACGCGCAAGTTCGTGCGGGCGTTCAAGGGCGGCACCGGCGGCCACAAGCCCGCGGCCAACTACGGACCGACGATGCTCGCCTCCCAGCAGGCGCAGGCGCAGGGATACGACAACGTGATTTGGCTCGACGGCCACGAGGGCCGGTACGTCGAGGAGTGCGGGGTCATGAACATGTGGTTCGTCATCGACGGGACCGCGATCACGCCTCCGCTCGAGGGGACGATCCTCCCGGGCGTCACGCGCGACTCCCTGATCCGGCTGTGCGCGGACTTCGGCATCCCGTGCGAGGAGCGCCGCATCTCCGTGGACGAACTCCTGGAGGCGCACGCCGCCGGCACGCTGGACGAAGCGTTCGGCTCGGGCACGGCCGCCACGGTCCAGCCGATCGACCGCCTCGGCCTCGACGGGACGGACATTCTGCTTCCGCAGCGCCCCGACTCCCTCGCGGCGCGGCTCAAGGCGGAACTCCACGGCATACAGACCGGGCGGATCGAAGATCGCCACGGTTGGCTGTGGCGACCCTAGGGAAGGCGTTGTAAGCGTGTCTTCGGATCCCCCGTTCAAGGCCACCCTCGGGATCAGACCCGCGTCCCGCACCGACTTCATCGACGTGCGCGCGAGGCTGTCCGAGGAGTTCGGAGCCGAGTTCGCCCGGTATCCGAAGGCGCTCTACATCTCCCACCATACGACGGCGGGATACCTGGACCAGCGGCTGGCGCAGCGGCTCGGCTACGACCGGAAGAGGCTGCGGGAGTACATCAAGGTCTTCCACGAGATCTTCCCGCCCAACGCCGGATACGAGCACGATGAACTCGAGCTGCGGACCGAACTGTCCGAGGAACAGAAGGCGACGGAGCCGGAGAACGCGGACTCGCACCTGACGTTCATCGGCGCCGGGCTCCAGAGCGCCGCATCGTACGACAACGAAGAGGGCCGACCGGTCTGGTTCGTCGACCTCGATGGCGTCCACAGGGGCGGCACGCGCAACCGGCGGACGACGGTCGTGGGCTACGGTTCGGAGGAAGTCGTGGCCCAAACCCAGTTGAGCGTCGAAGCCTCGCCGCGGGCCATCGATGCCATCGACCTCAGGGAGCCGGGGGCCGGTTTCGTGGACCGGCTCCAGGATCTGGTCGAGGAGCACGGGGTCTCCTTCGGGCGGCTCGATGTCTCGCTTGCGCCGGAGGAGACCAACGCCAGCCTGACGGTCAACGAGTTCGAGCCCCTGTTGATGACGCGGGACCTCCGCGGCGCGCTTCTCAGCCCCCTGCGATTCATGGCCGATCAGGGCAGGGAGATCCTGCGAACGCCGCTCTCGCTCCCGGGAAAGGCGCTACGGTTGCCGGGGAAGGCGCTGCGGCTGTCGGGGAAAGCGCTCAACGTCGCGAAGCTGGGCACGACCGTGCTGCGCACCTCTCCCGGCCCCGTCATCGACACCGCCACGGTGGAGGCCGTCCACATCATGAATCGGGTCCTGGAGCGGATCGGCGTGGACGAGTCCGTGATCGCGCGGGTGCTGAACCGGGCGCTGGCGCTCCCGGTGCGCCGCTTCCAGGGTCTGAGGCGGGAGATCAGCCTGCCCGTGATCGACCGGGACGGGGACGGAAACGGCGAGATCCCGTGGGGAACCTACCAGAGCCCCATCCTGATCCAGTGGCGAGCCCCGGCGGAAACGACCCGAGACCTCGACGTGAAGCTCGTCCGCTTCGCCTAGCAGCCTGCGGCGAAGTCCCGCGCCGAAACCCCGGCAGCGGCGTTAGGCCGGGCCGGCGGCGGGGTCCTGAAGTGGGACTCCGAACACCTTGTCCTCGAGGCGAGCCACGCGACCGGTCTGCCGGCCCTCGACCCCGCGGAGTTCGGTGCGCACCCCCGCGATTTCGCCCCGAAGCTCGTCGCGCACGCCCCGCACCTCGCTCCGAAGCTCGGCGCGCACACCGCGTATCTCGCCCCGAAGCTCGTCGCGCACGCTGCGTATCTCGCTTCGAAGCTCGTCGCGCACGCTGCGTATCTCGCTTCGAAGTCCGTCGCGCACGCTGGCTATCTCAGCTCGGAGTTCGTCGCGCACGCTGGCTATCTCAGCTCGGAGTTCGTCGCGCACACCGTGCATCTCACCCCGAAGCCGTGCCTCGAGGCCCTTCATCTCGCCGCGCAGCCCTTCCTCGAGGCCCTTCATCTCGCCGCGCATTTCCTTCATCTCGCCGCTGAGCTTGCGGATGGCGGCGTGGGTGAAAGCGCCGACCGCTGCGCCCACGCTGATGATGGTCAGCATCAAGGTGATGATTCCGGCCACGTCCAATCCCATCTTCAGGGCTCCCGTCGAGGTTTCCGTGCGGCGGCGACGCGACGGTCGCGTGCCGTTTCAGCACCAACCTCCGGGCAGCGATCAATGTGGGATCAAGCGGGCGTCGCCTCAACCGGAAAGTGCTCGACGCCGGGGTTCCGGCAGCTGCGGTCAGACGAGCGAGCGGCCCTGCGACCCATCCACGGCGATGCAGGCGCCGGTGATCAGGCTGGCGCGCTCGGAGGCCAGGAACGTCACGACGTCCGCCACTTCGTCGGCCCGCCCGAACCGTCCCAGCGGCAGGTTCGCGTCCACGAACTTCCGCATCCCCTCCGGGTCCGACTTCACCCGCTTGTCCCAGCTCCCGCCGGGGAACTGGATGGAGCCGGGCGCGACGCAGTTCACGCGGATGCCGTCCTTGGCGAGTTCCAGCGCCATGATCCCGGCCGCCGAGATCAGCGCCGTCTTCGTCGTGTTGTAGATGGACAGCCCCGGCCCGCCCTTCTCGCGCCCAAAGACCGACGACACGAAGACAATCGACCCGCCGCCCGCCGCGCGCATGTGGGGGATCGCCAGCCGGCTGGCCCGAAAGCCCGACAGGACGTTGAGCTGGAGGATGTCGAGCCAGTCCTGGTCGCTCGTCTCCTCGAACTTCCCGCGCCGGTTGCCCCCGACGTTGTTCACGAGCACGTCCAGCGCCCCGTAACGGTCGACCGCCGCCTCGACGAGCTGCGCCGCTCCACCCTCCTCGGCGATATCGCAGGCCACGGTAAGAACGTCGGCCACACCATCGGCCCGCAGCGACTCGGCCGCCGACTCGAGCGGGTCCCGGTTGC
This window contains:
- a CDS encoding amidohydrolase family protein; this encodes MFRAPRRALSVAATLASLAVLLPSGSLLGQATAIVGATLVDGNGGPPLTDATVVVEGDRIAAVGPRAEIEVPDGARVIDGAGKFVTPGFVDTNVHISLYGGGNKDRKESSVFYRLMGPELTLEAAQMHLKFGVTHLRDSYGALPELQQVQDAIASGKAIGPRLQVAGNIVGWGGPYSITFALIPEDDLSLYEEQFSDHIAQDAGEDLMDLYPEELRVRIREYLDKGVDFLKYGGTSHWAFPTLIGFSPEAQRVIVEETHARGLLAETHSTSPEGLRLSVEAGIDLIQHPEVLASREISDALVQQIVDRGIVCSMIVNTITGPAWENHLANRAVAEERLAREAEGAQAREWGRLRRPVEREKTSYQIRREQRALGYGTEMRRLNARKLIDGGCITTLGTDNYAGVAPEYGRAPKPIWQEPGIGTILAIEGLVELGMTPGEAIVAATRNGAIAAGALDEFGTIEAGKLADLLVLDADPLADIANIRQQSVVMAAGRIIDVDALPTEPVYFKR
- a CDS encoding branched-chain amino acid aminotransferase, with the protein product MATITTRFPLRHVERSRLESVDFDNLPFGSIWSDHMFVADNIDGEWTDAEIRPYGPMPIYPSSKGLQYAVSMFEGFKAHMTPEGDLAVFRPDMNQKRFNRTAARFVMPELPRDLFFDAMRELLDVDRGWLPRADQGALYIRPSYFSTDPTLSVVSGRSFRYVLMTAPVGLYFTGSETVSLVATRKFVRAFKGGTGGHKPAANYGPTMLASQQAQAQGYDNVIWLDGHEGRYVEECGVMNMWFVIDGTAITPPLEGTILPGVTRDSLIRLCADFGIPCEERRISVDELLEAHAAGTLDEAFGSGTAATVQPIDRLGLDGTDILLPQRPDSLAARLKAELHGIQTGRIEDRHGWLWRP
- a CDS encoding SDR family NAD(P)-dependent oxidoreductase codes for the protein MDLKLKGKVAVVTGGSRGIGLYIARALGAEGARLALCARNRDPLESAAESLRADGVADVLTVACDIAEEGGAAQLVEAAVDRYGALDVLVNNVGGNRRGKFEETSDQDWLDILQLNVLSGFRASRLAIPHMRAAGGGSIVFVSSVFGREKGGPGLSIYNTTKTALISAAGIMALELAKDGIRVNCVAPGSIQFPGGSWDKRVKSDPEGMRKFVDANLPLGRFGRADEVADVVTFLASERASLITGACIAVDGSQGRSLV